In a genomic window of Zingiber officinale cultivar Zhangliang chromosome 9B, Zo_v1.1, whole genome shotgun sequence:
- the LOC122023272 gene encoding MLO-like protein 1, with product MAGGGGESAPTLEYTPTTWIVALVFTVIVFISVVFERLLHHLGKVLKKKNKMPLFNALRKIKEELMLLGFISLLLVVFQGLIEQICISESLTHHLRPCKRHNAATSTAPYSVTSSGGRVGDGRRLLAGGGDSTHCQKKGKVPLLSIEAIHELHLFIFVLVFNHVVLSATTVVLGLAQMRTWRNWEDLAQNSQGNAPLKINNVLQFESIRKRFKGLGRDSFISSWLHSFFKQFYGSITKTDYTTMRLRFIMTHCKGSPKFNFYKYMIRVLESDFKKVVGISWNLWIFVVIFLALNIAGWNAYFWISFIPLILLLAVGTKLEYIITQLALEVAEKHSAIEGDLVVTPSNHLFWFHRPKIVISLIHFILFQNAFEISVFFWILITLGFDSCIMGKIGLIIPRIVISVLIQLLCGYSTLPLYAIVTQMGNSFNKVIFNENVQTSLLRWAEGVKKNAKGTAVKGHKKPDESEGVMLRNVGHETTIGSRGNEISEV from the exons ATGGCAGGAGGTGGCGGCGAGTCGGCGCCAACGTTGGAGTACACTCCCACCACATGGATTGTTGCTCTAGTCTTCACTGTTATTGTCTTCATCTCCGTAGTCTTCGAGCGCCTGCTCCATCACCTCGGAAAG GTcctcaagaagaagaacaaaatGCCTTTGTTCAACGCCCTCCGGAAAATCAAAGAAG AGTTGATGCTGTTGGGGTTCATCTCTCTGCTGCTGGTGGTGTTCCAGGGGTTGATAGAACAAATATGCATCTCCGAGAGCCTCACGCACCATTTACGTCCATGCAAGAGGCATAATGCTGCAACTTCGACTGCCCCCTATTCCGTGACCTCCTCTGGTGGAAGAGTCGGGGATGGTCGTCGTCTGTTGGCCGGTGGAGGAGATTCGACTCACTGTCAGAAGAAG GGAAAAGTTCCATTACTATCAATTGAGGCAATCCATGAGCTACATCTATTTATCTTTGTTTTGGTATTCAATCATGTAGTACTCAGTGCTACCACTGTTGTTCTAGGACTTGCACAG ATGCGCACATGGAGAAACTGGGAGGATTTGGCTCAGAATTCTCAAGGGAATG CTCCCTTAAAGATCAACAATGTGCTGCAATTTGAATCTATTAGAAAGCGTTTCAAGGGCTTGGGAAGGGATTCATTCATATCAAGTTGGTTG CATTCTTTTTTTAAGCAATTCTATGGATCGATCACCAAGACAGATTATACTACTATGAGACTAAGATTTATCATG ACTCACTGTAAGGGTAGTCCTAAATTCAACTTCTACAAATATATGATACGAGTCCTCGAATCTGATTTTAAGAAGGTGGTCGGTATAAG TTGGAACTTGTGGATTTTTGTCGTGATATTCTTAGCATTGAATATTGCTG GTTGGAATGCATATTTTTGGATATCATTTATACCTCTAATT CTTCTGCTTGCTGTTGGCACCAAATTAGAATATATCATTACTCAGTTGGCCCTTGAGGTTGCTGAGAAACATTCTGCAATAGAAGGTGACTTGGTGGTTACTCCTTCGAACCATCTCTTCTGGTTTCACAGACCGAAAATTGTCATCTCCTTGATTCATTTTATCCTTTTCCAAAATGCCTTCGAGATTTCAGTTTTCTTTTGGATATTG ATAACATTGGGCTTCGATTCATGCATCATGGGGAAGATAGGCTTAATAATCCCCCGAATTGTGATCAG TGTGTTGATCCAGCTCCTCTGCGGCTATAGCACTCTTCCCCTCTATGCCATTGTTACTCAG aTGGGGAACTCATTCAATAAGGTCATATTCAACGAAAATGTGCAAACAAGTCTTCTCCGCTGGGCTGAAGGGGTGAAGAAGAACGCTAAAGGTACGGCAGTGAAAGGACACAAGAAGCCTGATGAATCTGAAGGTGTTATGTTGCGGAATGTTGGCCATGAAACTACTATAGGAAGTAGAGGAAATGAGATTTCTGAAGTATAG